A window of the Streptomyces sp. Ag109_O5-10 genome harbors these coding sequences:
- a CDS encoding alginate lyase family protein, translating to MSMSAGWYLRRLSRMGPGEVAGRVGDTVRRRRWRSVRPDCPAVTGARFTAVLPAGTLAEVSPDAAKRLVAEADRLMSGHAEFFGVVRDDLTDPDWWYDPKTGRRAPWGYAFDVPYRDEDAVGDIKQIWEPSRHQYLTVLAAAYAVTGNERYAERVAEHLRSWWTVNPPLHGVHWVSGIELGIRLLSWVWIRRLLDDWPGAAGLFEENPVALNQIWHHQRWLAAFPSRGSSANNHVVAEAAGQFAAACAFGWFPASARWRADALRSLERHLRSNTFVSGLNRELATEYHGLVLELGLAAVAEADAAGVPVPASVRLVLLRMTDALAAVVDNRLRPPRQGDADDGHGLVVDGAGTDRWASLLATGDAVFGRLGWWPEVTGTDVRTPLLAALVKPTEPSVDRPADRPAHFADAGMTILRGPGEIWCRCDGGPHGFLSIAAHAHADALSVEVRHDGVDVLADPGTYCYHGQPAWRQYFRSTLGHNTLQLDGADQSVSGGPFLWTRQARTRVLAVDTSGEGAADWCAEHDGYQGSVHRRRVELTAARQELKLVDEVRGPHRTVRLAFHLGPEIAADLVGNRAVLTWIRDGEGRSAVVDLPGELTWRAHRGETGPPLGWYSAGFGRKEPTTTLIGTGTSPAGGAGGFTTVLRFGG from the coding sequence ATGAGCATGAGCGCGGGCTGGTACCTGCGACGGCTGTCCCGGATGGGGCCGGGGGAGGTCGCGGGCCGGGTGGGCGACACGGTGCGCAGACGGCGGTGGCGGTCCGTACGGCCGGACTGCCCGGCCGTGACCGGCGCCCGGTTCACCGCGGTCCTGCCCGCGGGGACGCTCGCCGAGGTGTCACCGGACGCCGCCAAGCGCCTCGTCGCGGAGGCCGACCGGCTGATGTCCGGGCACGCCGAGTTCTTCGGGGTGGTCCGCGACGACCTCACCGACCCCGACTGGTGGTACGACCCGAAGACCGGGCGCCGGGCTCCCTGGGGCTACGCCTTCGACGTGCCGTACCGCGACGAGGACGCGGTCGGGGACATCAAGCAGATCTGGGAGCCGTCGCGGCACCAGTACCTCACCGTGCTCGCCGCGGCCTACGCGGTCACCGGGAACGAGCGGTATGCCGAGCGCGTGGCCGAGCACCTGCGGTCCTGGTGGACGGTCAACCCCCCGTTGCACGGCGTGCACTGGGTCAGCGGCATCGAGCTGGGCATCCGGCTGCTGTCCTGGGTGTGGATCCGCCGGCTGCTCGACGACTGGCCGGGCGCGGCCGGGCTGTTCGAGGAGAACCCGGTGGCGCTGAACCAGATCTGGCACCACCAGCGCTGGCTGGCCGCCTTCCCCAGCCGGGGGTCCTCGGCGAACAACCACGTCGTCGCCGAGGCCGCCGGGCAGTTCGCCGCGGCCTGCGCGTTCGGCTGGTTCCCCGCCTCGGCGCGTTGGCGGGCCGACGCGCTGCGGTCGCTGGAGCGGCACCTGCGGAGCAACACCTTCGTCTCCGGCCTCAACCGCGAGCTGGCCACCGAGTACCACGGACTCGTCCTGGAGCTCGGCCTGGCCGCGGTGGCCGAGGCGGACGCCGCGGGCGTGCCGGTCCCCGCCTCCGTCCGGCTGGTGCTGCTGCGGATGACCGACGCTCTCGCGGCCGTCGTGGACAACCGGCTGCGGCCGCCGCGCCAGGGCGACGCGGACGACGGGCACGGCCTGGTCGTGGACGGCGCGGGCACCGACCGCTGGGCCTCGCTCCTCGCCACCGGCGACGCCGTGTTCGGCCGGCTCGGCTGGTGGCCCGAGGTGACCGGCACCGACGTCCGCACCCCGCTGCTGGCCGCGCTCGTCAAGCCCACCGAACCGTCGGTGGACCGTCCGGCGGACCGGCCCGCGCACTTCGCCGACGCGGGCATGACGATCCTGCGCGGTCCGGGAGAGATCTGGTGCCGCTGCGACGGCGGTCCGCACGGCTTCCTGTCCATCGCCGCGCACGCCCACGCGGACGCGCTGTCCGTGGAGGTCCGGCACGACGGCGTCGACGTGCTCGCCGACCCGGGGACGTACTGCTACCACGGGCAGCCGGCATGGCGGCAGTACTTCCGCTCGACCCTCGGCCACAACACGCTGCAGCTGGACGGCGCCGACCAGTCCGTCTCCGGCGGCCCCTTCCTGTGGACCCGGCAGGCCCGCACTCGCGTGCTGGCCGTGGACACCTCCGGCGAGGGAGCGGCCGACTGGTGTGCCGAGCATGACGGCTACCAGGGCTCCGTGCACCGCCGCCGGGTGGAGCTGACGGCCGCGCGCCAGGAGCTGAAGCTCGTCGACGAGGTGCGCGGCCCGCACCGGACCGTGCGGCTGGCGTTCCACCTCGGCCCGGAGATCGCCGCGGACCTGGTCGGGAACCGGGCGGTGCTCACCTGGATCCGGGACGGCGAGGGGCGTTCCGCGGTGGTCGACCTGCCCGGGGAGCTGACCTGGCGGGCACACCGCGGCGAGACCGGCCCACCGCTGGGCTGGTACTCCGCGGGCTTCGGGCGCAAGGAACCCACCACGACGCTGATCGGCACCGGCACCAGCCCCGCCGGCGGCGCGGGCGGGTTCACCACCGTGCTCAGGTTCGGCGGCTAG
- a CDS encoding bi-domain-containing oxidoreductase → MKQVVQNYKSGELAVLDVPVPGCKPGGVLVRSAYSLISTGTELMKVSEAGMSMLGKARSRPDQVAKVMQSVATNGLPATYRKVMGKLDSYTPLGYSLCGVVEQVGAGVDDVKAGDLVACAGNEHALHAELNWVPKNLYTPVPDGLAPRHAAFGTVGSIAMQGVRQGEPRLGEVALVIGLGLIGQLVAQLLTASGVRVVGADPDPARCELAERLGAVACGDPASAALEAAVAELTDGHGVDQVYLAAGGGSNQPVELAARLCRDRGRVVDIGKCRLDLPWNAYYEKELDVRFSRSYGPGRYDPEYELEGRDYPIGYVRWTERRNLACFLDLVARGRVDVEPLVSHVADFEDAVETYRRLKDGELKAVAVLFRYPGQPDEAPEGETAQAPSVAVPAVRRSGTAPAPARSATSPVRLAFVGAGNYATSMLLPHLARREGVELSTVVTTTALSAANAQRKFGFAEATTDLDAVLGDKSIDAVFVVTRHSSHAELTRQALLAGKTVFVEKPLALTEDELAGVLAAVEESGNDRVQVGFNRRFAPLLTEAKRRFGARTGPASLRYLVNAGRLQQGSWYLRQGTEGSRFEGEGGHFVDTASWLLDADPVSVYAVAPSGNEDLQVVLRYPDGSTATISYVTTGAPGFPKESLDLLADGKVLKLDDFVRASVYGRSRWQSSRLPRARDKGQNAELAAFVKAVRTGGPMPVPLESLVATTAATLAVRSALASGAPVELERAR, encoded by the coding sequence GTGAAACAGGTCGTACAGAACTACAAGAGCGGCGAGCTGGCGGTGCTCGACGTTCCGGTCCCGGGATGCAAGCCGGGCGGGGTGCTGGTCCGCAGCGCCTACTCGCTGATCTCCACCGGCACCGAGCTCATGAAGGTCTCCGAGGCCGGCATGTCGATGCTCGGCAAGGCCCGCTCCCGCCCCGACCAGGTGGCCAAGGTCATGCAGAGCGTGGCCACCAACGGACTGCCCGCCACCTACCGCAAGGTGATGGGCAAGCTGGACTCCTACACGCCGCTCGGCTACTCGCTGTGCGGGGTGGTCGAGCAGGTCGGCGCCGGCGTCGACGACGTGAAGGCCGGCGACCTGGTGGCCTGCGCCGGCAACGAGCACGCGCTGCACGCCGAGCTGAACTGGGTGCCGAAGAACCTCTACACCCCGGTGCCCGACGGCCTCGCGCCGCGCCATGCCGCCTTCGGCACCGTCGGGTCGATCGCGATGCAGGGCGTCCGCCAGGGCGAGCCGCGGCTCGGCGAGGTGGCCCTGGTCATCGGCCTCGGCCTGATCGGCCAGCTGGTGGCACAGCTCCTCACCGCCTCCGGGGTCCGCGTCGTCGGCGCCGACCCCGACCCGGCACGCTGCGAACTCGCCGAGCGGCTGGGCGCCGTGGCCTGCGGCGACCCCGCGTCCGCGGCCCTGGAGGCCGCCGTCGCCGAACTCACCGACGGGCACGGCGTGGACCAGGTGTACCTGGCCGCCGGCGGTGGCAGCAACCAGCCCGTCGAGCTGGCCGCCAGGCTCTGCCGGGACCGCGGCCGGGTCGTCGACATCGGCAAGTGCCGCCTGGACCTGCCGTGGAACGCGTACTACGAGAAGGAGCTCGACGTCCGGTTCTCACGGTCGTACGGCCCCGGGCGCTACGACCCGGAGTACGAACTGGAGGGGCGCGACTACCCGATCGGCTACGTGCGCTGGACCGAGCGCCGCAACCTCGCGTGCTTCCTCGACCTCGTCGCCCGCGGCCGGGTCGACGTGGAGCCGCTGGTCTCCCACGTCGCCGACTTCGAGGACGCGGTCGAGACGTACCGGCGCCTGAAGGACGGCGAGTTGAAGGCCGTGGCCGTGCTGTTCCGCTACCCCGGACAGCCGGACGAGGCGCCGGAGGGGGAGACGGCCCAGGCGCCGTCGGTGGCCGTGCCCGCGGTGCGCCGCAGCGGGACCGCACCCGCCCCGGCCCGGTCCGCCACCTCACCGGTGCGCCTCGCGTTCGTCGGCGCGGGGAACTACGCGACGTCGATGCTGCTGCCGCACCTGGCCCGGCGCGAGGGCGTCGAGCTGTCGACGGTCGTCACCACGACGGCGCTCTCCGCGGCCAACGCACAGCGCAAGTTCGGCTTCGCCGAGGCGACCACCGACCTCGACGCCGTGCTCGGCGACAAGTCGATCGACGCGGTGTTCGTGGTCACCCGGCACAGCTCGCACGCCGAGCTCACCCGCCAGGCGCTGCTGGCCGGCAAGACGGTGTTCGTGGAAAAGCCCCTGGCCCTCACCGAGGACGAACTGGCAGGCGTGCTCGCGGCGGTGGAGGAGTCCGGCAACGACCGCGTCCAGGTGGGCTTCAACCGCCGGTTCGCACCGCTGCTGACGGAGGCCAAGCGGCGCTTCGGTGCCCGGACCGGTCCGGCGAGCCTGCGCTACCTGGTCAACGCGGGCCGGTTGCAGCAGGGCAGTTGGTATCTCCGTCAGGGCACCGAGGGCTCCCGGTTCGAGGGCGAGGGCGGCCACTTCGTCGACACGGCGAGCTGGCTGCTCGACGCCGACCCGGTCTCGGTCTACGCCGTCGCCCCGTCCGGCAACGAGGACCTGCAGGTCGTACTCCGCTACCCGGACGGCTCCACCGCCACCATCAGCTACGTCACCACCGGCGCGCCGGGCTTCCCCAAGGAGAGCCTGGACCTTCTCGCCGACGGCAAGGTGCTCAAGCTCGACGACTTCGTGCGTGCCTCGGTGTACGGCCGCAGCCGCTGGCAGAGTTCGCGGCTGCCCAGGGCCCGGGACAAGGGGCAGAACGCCGAACTGGCCGCGTTCGTCAAGGCCGTGCGGACCGGCGGGCCGATGCCGGTGCCGCTGGAGTCGCTGGTCGCGACCACGGCGGCCACCCTCGCCGTGCGCAGCGCCCTGGCCTCCGGCGCGCCCGTGGAGTTGGAGCGGGCCCGATGA
- a CDS encoding Wzz/FepE/Etk N-terminal domain-containing protein yields MSEESIRLVTIGRIFRRRWRFLAVIAAVGALVGYGASVVFPPRYTTSASVLLPGQWEERELLTQVDIATSSTVVDRAAAALNWRDVSAAELRGRVTASAADGNIIKISGTADTPRRAQQLSDQVAAQFVKFAARVAGGGTDSAAATEAEALRKQVEETNRRITELADASDPGQTVEGVQARTELEKLSTSLEEAMTKLDEADPASNKAGMVVMGPAARPTGEAPPTRVQFIGAGALLFFLFAVVGHLAAARTNRRLRTEPELTAALGAALLGTVEVPESGRGAHRPEKGARRGWIHRLLGTGTRWDLPTPPRSDDEAARRIRYRRVCSRLREQLPAPRRLLVVVPDGDGLARSAAGRLAAEAKSDPQLRIVEVSVDRPIVPDRDTESGALVVLSAGNWTAEELAGIAEACADGRHEVLGIVVADPVRARETRPAGLPPDDATLALAVRGQATGGSA; encoded by the coding sequence TTGAGCGAGGAATCGATACGTCTGGTCACCATCGGGCGGATATTCCGCCGGCGCTGGCGGTTTCTCGCCGTCATCGCCGCCGTGGGCGCGCTCGTCGGCTACGGCGCCTCGGTGGTGTTCCCGCCGCGGTACACGACCTCGGCGTCGGTGCTGCTGCCGGGACAGTGGGAAGAGCGCGAGCTGCTGACCCAGGTGGACATCGCGACCAGTTCGACGGTGGTCGACCGCGCGGCCGCCGCACTGAACTGGCGGGACGTCAGCGCCGCCGAACTGCGGGGCCGGGTGACCGCCTCGGCCGCCGACGGGAACATCATCAAGATCTCCGGCACGGCCGACACCCCCCGGCGCGCGCAGCAGCTCTCCGACCAGGTGGCCGCGCAGTTCGTCAAGTTCGCCGCGCGGGTCGCCGGCGGCGGCACCGACTCCGCGGCGGCCACCGAGGCCGAGGCGCTGCGCAAGCAGGTCGAGGAGACCAACCGCCGTATCACCGAACTGGCCGACGCGTCCGATCCCGGGCAGACCGTCGAGGGGGTGCAGGCCCGGACCGAGCTGGAGAAGCTGAGCACCTCGCTGGAGGAGGCCATGACCAAGCTGGACGAGGCCGACCCGGCGTCCAACAAGGCCGGGATGGTCGTCATGGGCCCGGCGGCCCGGCCGACCGGCGAGGCGCCTCCGACGCGCGTGCAGTTCATCGGCGCGGGAGCGCTGCTGTTCTTCCTGTTCGCGGTCGTCGGCCACCTCGCCGCCGCCCGGACGAACCGCCGGCTGCGCACCGAACCGGAGCTCACCGCGGCGCTGGGCGCGGCACTCCTCGGCACCGTGGAGGTGCCCGAGTCAGGCCGCGGCGCGCACCGGCCGGAGAAGGGCGCCCGGCGCGGCTGGATCCACCGCCTCCTCGGCACCGGCACCCGGTGGGACCTGCCGACCCCGCCAAGGTCCGACGACGAGGCTGCCCGACGGATCCGCTATCGCCGGGTCTGCTCCCGCCTCCGGGAGCAACTGCCCGCCCCCAGGCGGCTGCTGGTGGTCGTACCGGACGGCGACGGCCTCGCCCGCAGCGCCGCCGGACGGCTCGCCGCCGAGGCCAAGAGCGATCCGCAGCTGCGGATCGTGGAGGTCTCGGTGGACCGGCCGATCGTGCCGGACCGCGACACCGAGTCCGGCGCGCTCGTCGTCCTGAGCGCCGGCAACTGGACCGCGGAGGAACTCGCCGGCATCGCCGAGGCATGCGCGGACGGCCGGCACGAGGTCCTCGGCATCGTCGTCGCCGACCCCGTCCGCGCCCGTGAGACCCGGCCAGCCGGCCTGCCTCCGGACGACGCCACTCTCGCACTCGCGGTTCGCGGCCAGGCCACAGGAGGTTCAGCGTGA
- a CDS encoding Wzz/FepE/Etk N-terminal domain-containing protein, with translation MTTSTTAESSAATPLLDLQALVVAVRRRRRLWYATALLGLVAGSGLAVALPPAPTAVTEVLVAHEADQPNDTGTLIRTDVQLLQTTQIADKALRSLRSTAKPEDFLKDYRGTGLTNNLLQITVTGDTDAQAVARAKALADAFVADHVQRMLRTAQAESQALIDQRDRMRDELAQVNKEIGNQSAGSDPKASATLESLFARRAELNSRISDFDERAADARTGAPQVVAGTQIVDTPRALHHSLPKAAATDGAIGLVLGLFLGLAGAAVGTVVADRPVLRRDIAANLGASVVAELPRRPGRPWQRRRTRLARERLTASLARALRGSTEPVSLLELGCARATGVIALDLARNLAAEGPVTVVDALPRQQLAGRHQRPGDPTVVGAEHAATVAPQERTIGVGSVAPGTAWTDLQYLGAQTVLVVRAGHAGAAWLHTVARQLADQRIPVIGVVLIDPDPRDRTDGTLWDGLQTALRGRSERPAPQSGTGRRRAERQPVWAVRGPDNDQEAR, from the coding sequence GTGACGACCAGCACGACCGCGGAGTCGTCGGCCGCCACTCCGCTTCTCGACCTGCAGGCCCTGGTGGTGGCGGTGCGCAGGCGCCGCCGCCTCTGGTACGCCACGGCGCTCCTCGGCCTGGTCGCGGGCTCCGGCCTGGCGGTCGCCCTGCCGCCGGCGCCGACCGCGGTGACCGAGGTGCTGGTCGCGCACGAAGCGGACCAGCCGAACGACACCGGAACACTGATCCGCACCGACGTCCAGCTGCTGCAGACCACGCAGATCGCCGACAAGGCCCTGCGGTCCCTCAGGTCCACGGCGAAACCCGAGGACTTCCTGAAGGACTACCGGGGCACCGGCCTGACCAACAACCTGCTGCAGATCACCGTGACCGGCGACACCGACGCCCAGGCGGTGGCGCGCGCCAAGGCGCTGGCCGACGCGTTCGTCGCGGACCACGTGCAGCGGATGCTGAGGACCGCGCAGGCCGAGTCCCAGGCCCTGATCGACCAGCGCGACCGCATGCGCGACGAACTCGCCCAGGTCAACAAGGAGATCGGCAACCAGTCGGCGGGCAGCGACCCGAAGGCGTCGGCGACCCTCGAGTCGCTCTTCGCCCGCCGCGCCGAACTCAACTCGCGCATCTCCGACTTCGACGAGCGCGCCGCGGACGCGCGGACCGGCGCACCCCAGGTCGTCGCCGGCACGCAGATCGTGGACACCCCGCGCGCGCTGCATCACTCCCTGCCCAAGGCCGCCGCCACCGACGGCGCGATCGGCCTCGTCCTCGGGCTCTTCCTCGGACTCGCGGGGGCCGCGGTCGGCACGGTGGTGGCGGACCGCCCCGTGCTGCGCCGGGACATCGCGGCGAACCTGGGCGCCTCGGTCGTCGCGGAACTGCCCCGCCGGCCGGGCAGGCCCTGGCAGCGCCGCCGGACCCGGCTGGCCCGCGAACGGCTCACCGCCTCCCTGGCCCGCGCCCTGCGCGGCTCCACGGAACCTGTGTCGCTGCTGGAACTGGGCTGCGCGCGTGCGACGGGCGTGATCGCCCTGGACCTCGCCAGGAACCTGGCGGCGGAGGGGCCGGTGACCGTCGTCGACGCACTGCCCCGCCAGCAGCTGGCCGGCCGCCACCAAAGGCCCGGCGACCCGACCGTGGTCGGCGCCGAGCACGCCGCGACCGTGGCTCCCCAGGAGCGCACCATCGGCGTCGGCTCGGTGGCGCCGGGCACGGCGTGGACCGACCTGCAGTACCTCGGCGCCCAGACCGTGCTCGTGGTACGGGCCGGACACGCCGGCGCCGCCTGGCTGCACACCGTGGCCCGGCAGCTCGCGGACCAGCGCATCCCGGTGATCGGCGTGGTGCTGATCGACCCAGATCCGCGGGACCGGACCGACGGCACCCTGTGGGACGGGCTGCAGACCGCGCTGCGCGGCCGGAGCGAGCGCCCGGCTCCGCAGTCGGGGACCGGCCGGCGGCGGGCGGAGCGGCAGCCGGTGTGGGCCGTCCGCGGCCCGGACAACGACCAGGAGGCGCGGTAG
- the asnB gene encoding asparagine synthase (glutamine-hydrolyzing) — protein sequence MCGIAGTYRWPDGKIVTDRLTDTLAHRGPDGSGRYSHLVGDGEVHLGHRRLAIIDLSDTGAQPMASDGLVLTYNGELYNAPELRAELEAGGVRFRGTSDTEVLLEAWRRWGTDCLPRLRGMFAFGIFDERTGDLVLARDQLGIKPLFLLRRGGGLVFASELKALSVATGRTLQVDDAALVASLLYYWVPDSRCAFREAEKLQPGSWLRCRPDGRVERGRFWNLKDVAAEGRARALAGERPDLAAIVEESTRRHLLSDVPVATFLSGGLDSSYLTALAARHQPGISAYTIGFRAEDARFEAMPDDLRYARQVAERFGVDLHEIEIAPDVLDLLPRMTYHLDEPIGDPAAINTYLICRAAREAGVKVMLSGMGADELFAGYRKHLANLIALRYQRVPRPLRRGVSAAVDRLPVATSRRGYRSVRFAKRFLSFADLPEETAFRRSYTMYDRDELLALLDPDLAGTVEDVLTEHADVYADNDLDDFVNRMCLTDARMFLPGLNLTYTDRSSMAASTEVRVPYVDVEVVKAAFTVPGDRKIVGRQGKAVLKEAATSVLPREIVYRPKGLFSAPLRAWMSRDLAPLVREVVDDGELVRSGFLRREALQRLVAEDAAGQRDNSKHLWHVLTLEYWYRDATSGSGQRTRLTA from the coding sequence ATGTGCGGCATCGCAGGTACCTACCGCTGGCCGGACGGAAAGATCGTCACCGACCGGCTCACCGACACCCTCGCCCACCGCGGCCCGGACGGGTCGGGCCGCTACAGCCACCTCGTGGGCGACGGCGAGGTCCACCTCGGGCACCGCAGGCTCGCCATCATCGACCTGTCCGACACCGGCGCCCAGCCGATGGCCTCGGACGGCCTCGTCCTGACGTACAACGGCGAGCTCTACAACGCGCCGGAACTCCGGGCCGAGCTGGAAGCCGGCGGAGTGCGCTTCCGCGGCACCTCCGACACCGAGGTGCTCCTCGAAGCATGGCGGCGCTGGGGCACGGACTGCCTGCCCCGGCTGCGCGGCATGTTCGCCTTCGGGATCTTCGACGAGCGCACCGGCGACCTGGTGCTCGCCCGCGACCAGCTCGGCATCAAGCCGCTGTTCCTGCTCCGGCGCGGCGGCGGCCTGGTGTTCGCCTCCGAGCTCAAGGCGCTCTCCGTCGCCACCGGCAGGACGCTGCAGGTGGACGACGCGGCGCTGGTGGCCTCGCTCCTGTACTACTGGGTGCCGGACTCGCGGTGCGCGTTCCGCGAGGCCGAGAAGCTGCAGCCGGGGAGCTGGCTGCGGTGCCGGCCCGACGGCCGGGTGGAGCGCGGCCGGTTCTGGAACCTGAAGGACGTCGCGGCCGAGGGCCGGGCGCGGGCCCTGGCCGGCGAGCGGCCGGACCTGGCCGCGATCGTCGAGGAGTCGACCCGGCGCCATCTGCTCTCCGACGTCCCCGTGGCGACCTTCCTCTCCGGCGGCCTCGACTCCAGCTACCTGACCGCGCTGGCGGCCCGTCACCAGCCGGGGATCTCCGCCTACACGATCGGGTTCCGCGCCGAGGACGCCAGGTTCGAGGCGATGCCGGACGACCTGCGCTACGCCCGGCAGGTGGCCGAGAGGTTCGGCGTCGACCTGCACGAGATCGAGATCGCGCCGGACGTGCTCGACCTGCTGCCCCGGATGACCTACCACCTGGACGAGCCGATCGGCGACCCCGCCGCGATCAACACCTACCTGATCTGCAGGGCCGCACGCGAGGCCGGGGTGAAGGTGATGCTCTCGGGAATGGGCGCGGACGAACTGTTCGCCGGCTACCGCAAGCACCTGGCCAACCTGATCGCGCTGCGCTACCAGCGGGTCCCGCGGCCGCTGCGGCGCGGGGTGTCCGCGGCCGTGGACCGGCTGCCGGTCGCGACGAGCCGCCGCGGGTACCGGTCGGTGCGCTTCGCCAAGCGGTTCCTCTCCTTCGCCGACCTGCCGGAGGAGACCGCCTTCCGGCGCAGCTACACCATGTACGACCGGGACGAGCTGCTCGCCCTCCTCGATCCCGACCTGGCCGGGACGGTCGAGGACGTGCTGACCGAGCACGCGGACGTCTACGCGGACAACGACCTCGACGACTTCGTCAACCGCATGTGCCTCACCGACGCCCGGATGTTCCTGCCGGGCCTGAACCTCACGTACACCGACCGCTCCAGCATGGCCGCCTCCACCGAGGTGCGCGTGCCGTACGTGGACGTCGAGGTGGTCAAGGCCGCGTTCACCGTGCCCGGCGACCGCAAGATCGTCGGACGGCAGGGCAAGGCCGTCCTCAAGGAGGCGGCCACCTCCGTGCTGCCCCGGGAGATCGTGTACCGGCCCAAGGGCCTGTTCAGCGCCCCGCTGCGGGCCTGGATGAGCCGGGACCTGGCACCGCTGGTGCGCGAGGTGGTCGACGACGGCGAACTCGTCCGCTCGGGGTTCCTGCGCCGGGAGGCACTGCAGCGGCTGGTCGCCGAGGACGCCGCCGGGCAGCGGGACAACTCGAAACATCTGTGGCACGTACTGACCCTCGAGTACTGGTATCGCGACGCGACCTCCGGGTCCGGCCAGCGCACTCGGCTGACGGCTTAG
- a CDS encoding glycosyltransferase family 4 protein, with amino-acid sequence MPGDVTGGAGSGRRALILVENLSVPFDRRVWQECTTLRDAGWTVHVICPQGTKRDTEPEAVIDGVSIHRYPLRAATGGPAGYLKEYGSALWHTARLARKVGPVDVVHACNPPDLLFLPALWLKRRGARFVFDQHDLVPELYLSRFDRGKDLLYRAVCALERWTYRAADIVLATNESYRDVAIRRGGRRPEDVFVVRSAPAVERFQPVPPEPELKRGKPHLLCYLGVMGPQDGVDYALRALAKLRDDLGRTDWHAVFVGSGDAYDAMVELSRRLGLDDQVQFTGRIPDADLVRYLSTADVCLSPDPCNPLNDVSTMNKVLEYMAMGRPIVSFDLKEARVSAGEAAVYAAADDETEFAALVAKLLDDPDQRARMGRIGQERVSGPLSWRNSQASLLAAYTAACRDHTPVPAADRVRTRKKRQRS; translated from the coding sequence TTGCCTGGTGACGTTACGGGCGGCGCCGGCTCCGGCCGGCGCGCGCTGATCCTCGTGGAGAACCTGTCGGTGCCGTTCGACCGCCGGGTGTGGCAGGAGTGCACGACGCTGCGCGACGCGGGCTGGACGGTGCACGTCATCTGTCCGCAGGGCACCAAGCGCGACACCGAGCCGGAGGCGGTGATCGACGGGGTGTCGATCCACCGCTACCCGCTGCGCGCCGCCACCGGGGGCCCGGCCGGCTACCTGAAGGAGTACGGGTCGGCGCTCTGGCACACGGCGCGGCTGGCCCGCAAGGTCGGCCCGGTCGACGTCGTCCACGCCTGCAACCCGCCCGACCTGCTGTTCCTGCCCGCGCTGTGGCTCAAGAGGCGCGGCGCGCGGTTCGTCTTCGACCAGCACGACCTGGTACCCGAGCTGTACCTCTCCCGGTTCGACCGCGGCAAGGACCTGCTCTACCGCGCCGTCTGCGCGCTGGAACGGTGGACCTACCGGGCCGCGGACATCGTCCTCGCCACCAACGAGAGCTACCGCGACGTCGCGATCCGCCGCGGCGGCCGGCGCCCCGAGGACGTCTTCGTGGTGCGCAGCGCACCCGCCGTCGAGCGGTTCCAGCCGGTGCCGCCCGAGCCGGAGCTGAAGCGCGGCAAGCCTCATCTGCTCTGCTACCTCGGCGTCATGGGCCCCCAGGACGGCGTGGACTACGCCCTGCGGGCCCTCGCGAAGCTCCGCGACGACCTCGGCCGGACCGACTGGCACGCGGTGTTCGTCGGCTCCGGCGACGCCTACGACGCGATGGTGGAGCTGTCCCGGCGGCTCGGGCTCGACGACCAGGTGCAGTTCACCGGACGCATCCCGGACGCCGACCTGGTGCGCTACCTCTCCACCGCGGACGTCTGCCTGTCGCCCGACCCGTGCAACCCGCTCAACGACGTGTCGACCATGAACAAGGTCCTGGAGTACATGGCGATGGGCCGGCCGATCGTCTCGTTCGACCTGAAGGAAGCCCGCGTCTCCGCCGGGGAGGCCGCCGTCTACGCGGCCGCCGACGACGAGACCGAGTTCGCCGCGCTCGTCGCGAAGCTCCTCGACGACCCGGACCAGCGGGCCCGGATGGGCAGGATCGGCCAGGAGCGGGTCAGCGGGCCGCTCTCCTGGCGCAACTCGCAAGCGTCGCTGCTTGCTGCCTACACCGCCGCCTGCCGTGACCACACTCCGGTGCCGGCGGCCGATCGGGTTCGAACAAGAAAGAAGAGGCAGCGCAGTTGA